In Gemmatimonadaceae bacterium, one DNA window encodes the following:
- a CDS encoding PDZ domain-containing protein — MQTRARLIGLVLALVPFAAPLGAQSTRLLRQPTVSATQVAFEYGGDLWVVSRNGGEARRLTATPAIETDPHFSPDGRWVAFTSNRTGMPEVWIVAADGGEPHRLTWYPSPSYARGWTPDGKEVLYASDRGSAPVPYAHLWLVPTDGGPPNEVPEAMAFRGSFSPDGARLVVDRVDRWDVEFRNYRGGQNTPLTILDRKTLDETPLPNDERTTDTWPVWLGGKVFFLSDRDYTTNVWSYDVATKQLAQVTHFTDADVKTLGGGATDALAFEEDGWIWLLNPASGQTRKLDITVHGDFPWAMPHWEDVSHSIAAASLSPTGKRALFEARGDIYTVPAEEGDVRNLTHSPGAADRSPMWSPDGKQIAWFSDSGPGYQLMIGDQQGLDAPRAIPIGDETRYAWSATWSPDGKHMAWVDQRARIHVMDVATGALVTADTDGSIQNRRGLGLTWSPDSKWLAYAKEFPNHFHRIVVWSLESGKRAALTNDLADATSPAWDKGGRWLYFLASTNLGLASAWANLSNQQARPTYGAYVAVLRAGDPTPFAPQSDDEPGTPARPSGDSARRGPGGAGAGGRMNGDSAVTVSVDVAGIDRRIVALPVPVRSYSAIDAGAAGVVFLSEAMQDGPGVTVHRFDMKKRKGEVFVSGVRQVALSLDGSKLLYQQGPAWHLVGTAMPPKPTDGRLNVTLRTWMDPAAEWHQIFEEAWRIERDFFYAPNLHGADWPAVHRRYAPLVPYVRSREDLRYILDMLGGELSVGHSFTGGGYYPPVDTVRTGLLGADLEAQNGRWRLTHIYTSESWNPELSAPLAAPGVRAAEGDYLLAVNGRELTASEDPYRFLDGTADQQTVLRLNDRPTTDGSWTVTVVPLRSDVALRQRAWVESNRRIVDSLSHGKLAYVWVPNTAGPGFTSFNRYFFAQQDREGAVIDERFNGGGSLDDYMVDMMSRKLIGGVTNDAAGGIDFRLPIAGVLGPKVLLINERAGSGGDYFPWAFRQLKIGPLVGARTWGGLVAACVPYPLVDGGTITSPCSGVFSGDHWVAENEGVPPDIPVYLDAKDWAAGRDPQLERAVQEALTLLETKGVPAPHHPPFVNKVRRAGQGGGGGAP; from the coding sequence ATGCAGACTCGCGCTCGCCTCATCGGTCTCGTGCTCGCCCTCGTGCCGTTCGCCGCGCCGCTGGGCGCGCAATCCACGCGGCTGTTGCGCCAGCCTACCGTCAGTGCCACACAGGTGGCGTTCGAGTACGGTGGCGACCTCTGGGTCGTGAGCCGCAACGGCGGCGAAGCGCGGCGCCTGACGGCGACGCCGGCCATCGAGACCGACCCCCACTTCTCGCCCGACGGCCGGTGGGTGGCGTTCACGTCGAACCGTACGGGCATGCCCGAGGTCTGGATCGTCGCCGCCGACGGCGGGGAGCCGCACCGCCTCACCTGGTATCCGTCGCCGTCGTACGCCCGCGGCTGGACGCCCGACGGCAAGGAGGTGCTGTACGCCTCCGACCGCGGCTCGGCGCCGGTGCCGTACGCCCACCTCTGGCTCGTGCCCACCGACGGCGGCCCGCCGAACGAGGTGCCCGAGGCCATGGCCTTCCGCGGATCGTTCTCCCCCGATGGGGCGCGGCTGGTCGTGGACCGCGTGGACCGGTGGGACGTGGAGTTCCGCAACTACCGCGGCGGCCAGAATACCCCGCTCACGATTCTCGACCGCAAGACGCTCGACGAGACGCCGCTGCCCAACGACGAACGGACCACCGACACCTGGCCCGTGTGGCTCGGCGGGAAGGTCTTCTTTCTCTCCGACCGCGACTACACCACGAACGTCTGGTCGTACGACGTGGCCACCAAGCAGCTGGCCCAGGTCACGCACTTCACCGACGCCGACGTGAAGACGCTGGGCGGGGGCGCCACGGATGCCCTCGCGTTCGAGGAAGACGGCTGGATCTGGCTGCTGAATCCGGCGTCGGGCCAGACGCGCAAGCTCGACATCACGGTGCACGGCGATTTCCCCTGGGCCATGCCACACTGGGAGGACGTGAGCCACAGCATCGCCGCGGCGTCGCTGTCGCCCACCGGCAAGCGCGCGCTGTTCGAGGCGCGGGGCGACATCTACACCGTGCCCGCCGAGGAGGGAGACGTCCGCAATCTCACGCACTCGCCGGGCGCGGCGGACCGGTCGCCCATGTGGTCGCCCGACGGGAAGCAGATCGCGTGGTTCTCGGACTCGGGGCCGGGCTACCAACTGATGATCGGCGATCAGCAGGGGCTGGACGCGCCGCGCGCCATTCCCATCGGCGACGAGACGCGATACGCATGGAGCGCCACCTGGTCGCCCGACGGCAAGCACATGGCCTGGGTGGATCAGCGCGCGCGCATTCACGTGATGGACGTGGCCACCGGCGCGCTCGTGACCGCCGACACCGACGGCTCGATCCAGAACCGACGCGGGCTCGGCCTCACCTGGTCGCCGGACTCGAAGTGGCTGGCGTACGCCAAGGAATTTCCCAACCATTTCCATCGCATCGTCGTCTGGTCGCTGGAGAGCGGCAAGAGGGCGGCGCTCACCAACGACCTCGCCGACGCCACGTCGCCGGCGTGGGACAAGGGCGGCCGGTGGCTGTACTTCCTGGCCAGCACCAACCTGGGATTGGCAAGTGCCTGGGCCAACCTGAGCAACCAGCAGGCACGGCCCACGTACGGCGCCTACGTGGCCGTGCTGCGGGCCGGCGACCCCACGCCGTTCGCGCCGCAGAGTGATGACGAGCCGGGAACTCCCGCGCGGCCGTCGGGCGATTCGGCGCGGCGCGGCCCTGGCGGGGCAGGCGCCGGCGGCCGGATGAACGGCGACTCGGCGGTCACGGTGAGCGTGGACGTGGCGGGCATCGATCGGCGCATCGTGGCGCTGCCCGTGCCCGTGCGGAGTTACAGCGCGATCGACGCGGGAGCGGCCGGCGTGGTGTTCCTGTCCGAAGCGATGCAGGACGGCCCCGGCGTGACGGTGCACCGCTTCGACATGAAGAAGCGCAAGGGCGAAGTCTTCGTGAGCGGCGTGCGGCAGGTGGCGCTGTCGTTGGACGGCAGCAAGCTGCTGTATCAGCAGGGCCCCGCGTGGCACCTGGTCGGGACGGCGATGCCGCCCAAGCCCACCGACGGCCGGCTCAACGTGACGCTCCGGACGTGGATGGACCCGGCCGCCGAGTGGCACCAGATCTTCGAGGAAGCGTGGCGCATCGAGCGGGACTTCTTCTACGCGCCCAACCTGCACGGGGCCGACTGGCCGGCGGTGCACCGGCGCTACGCGCCGCTGGTGCCGTACGTGCGGAGCCGCGAGGACCTGCGGTACATCCTCGACATGCTCGGCGGCGAGCTGAGCGTGGGGCACAGCTTCACGGGGGGCGGATACTACCCTCCGGTGGACACGGTGCGCACCGGGCTGCTGGGCGCCGACCTCGAGGCGCAGAACGGACGCTGGCGCCTCACGCATATCTACACATCGGAGAGCTGGAACCCCGAGCTCTCGGCGCCGCTCGCCGCGCCCGGGGTCCGCGCCGCGGAGGGCGACTATCTGCTGGCCGTGAACGGACGGGAACTGACGGCGTCCGAGGATCCATACCGGTTCCTGGATGGCACGGCCGACCAGCAGACGGTGCTCCGGCTGAACGACCGGCCCACGACCGACGGCTCGTGGACGGTGACGGTGGTGCCGCTGCGCAGTGACGTCGCCCTGCGCCAGCGCGCGTGGGTGGAGTCGAACCGCCGGATCGTGGATTCCCTGTCGCACGGCAAGCTGGCGTACGTGTGGGTGCCGAACACGGCCGGGCCCGGGTTCACGTCGTTCAACCGCTACTTCTTCGCGCAGCAGGACCGCGAGGGGGCGGTGATCGACGAGCGGTTCAACGGCGGCGGATCGCTGGACGACTACATGGTGGACATGATGAGCCGCAAGCTGATTGGCGGCGTCACCAACGATGCGGCGGGCGGCATTGACTTCCGCCTGCCCATCGCGGGTGTGCTGGGGCCCAAGGTGCTGCTCATCAACGAGCGGGCGGGAAGCGGCGGGGATTATTTCCCGTGGGCGTTCCGGCAGCTCAAGATCGGTCCGCTCGTCGGCGCCCGCACGTGGGGCGGGCTGGTGGCGGCGTGCGTCCCCTATCCGCTCGTGGACGGCGGTACGATCACCTCGCCGTGCAGCGGCGTGTTCTCCGGCGACCACTGGGTGGCCGAGAACGAGGGGGTGCCGCCCGACATTCCGGTGTATCTCGACGCCAAGGACTGGGCGGCGGGCCGCGATCCGCAGCTCGAACGCGCGGTGCAAGAGGCCCTCACGCTGCTGGAGACCAAGGGGGTCCCGGCGCCGCATCATCCGCCGTTCGTGAACAAGGTGCGGCGGGCAGGGCAGGGTGGCGGGGGAGGCGCGCCGTGA
- a CDS encoding CopG family transcriptional regulator, which yields MAKKVREPIQVYLTAEERAALDRAAQELGVSRSEALRRGISTMRDSGTGGALQDLADAGYVTPAATGPAAPPPSRPVARFKTLLAELARDRGEQ from the coding sequence ATGGCCAAGAAGGTTCGTGAGCCCATCCAGGTCTACCTCACCGCCGAGGAACGGGCCGCCCTCGATCGCGCGGCGCAGGAGCTGGGCGTATCCCGTTCCGAGGCGCTGCGACGTGGGATCAGCACGATGCGCGATTCGGGCACTGGCGGGGCGTTGCAGGATCTCGCAGACGCGGGGTACGTGACGCCTGCGGCCACCGGTCCCGCCGCGCCTCCCCCGTCGCGTCCTGTGGCGCGCTTCAAGACCCTCCTGGCCGAACTCGCGCGGGATCGCGGCGAGCAATGA
- a CDS encoding PIN domain-containing protein has product MIYVDTSVALAHLLAEDRRPPVELWQEELVTSRLLEYELWTRLHARGLARSHGDVARLLLARLAWLELRPPVLERALQPFPAPVRTLDALHLASVSFLREHGRDVRLATYDKRMMRVARAMGIPLMGARTS; this is encoded by the coding sequence ATGATCTACGTGGATACGTCGGTGGCGCTGGCGCATCTGCTGGCGGAGGATCGCCGTCCGCCCGTCGAGCTCTGGCAGGAGGAACTCGTCACGAGCCGACTGCTCGAATACGAATTGTGGACGCGGCTTCACGCCCGCGGGTTGGCCCGATCGCACGGCGACGTGGCCCGACTTCTGCTGGCGCGACTGGCGTGGCTGGAGTTGCGCCCGCCGGTGCTGGAGCGCGCGCTCCAGCCGTTTCCGGCGCCCGTTCGCACGCTGGACGCCCTTCACCTCGCGTCGGTGAGCTTTCTCCGGGAGCACGGACGGGACGTTAGATTGGCAACATACGACAAGCGGATGATGCGTGTGGCACGCGCCATGGGCATCCCGCTCATGGGCGCGCGCACTTCCTGA
- a CDS encoding nitroreductase yields the protein MDLFEAIAARRSIKQFADRPITRDEIARLLDAAVQAPNHRMTQPWRFYVLGPEGRRAYGEVLGARKAKKVEDPEAARAVAGKVAAAESALPGEIAVSMTLDENPEIREEDYAATMMAVQNLMLAAHAMGLGTHLKTGAVMDDPRARAAVGVPEGQRIVALIQLGEPAEVREPKPRRAAAEVTTWVA from the coding sequence ATGGACCTCTTCGAAGCCATTGCCGCCCGCCGCTCCATCAAGCAGTTCGCCGACCGGCCGATCACCCGCGACGAGATCGCGCGGCTGCTGGACGCCGCGGTTCAGGCCCCGAACCATCGCATGACGCAGCCCTGGCGCTTCTACGTGCTGGGACCGGAGGGCCGGCGCGCCTACGGCGAGGTGCTCGGCGCACGCAAGGCCAAGAAGGTCGAGGACCCGGAGGCCGCCCGCGCGGTGGCCGGGAAGGTCGCCGCCGCGGAGTCCGCACTGCCCGGCGAGATCGCGGTGAGCATGACGCTCGACGAGAACCCGGAGATCCGCGAGGAGGACTACGCGGCGACGATGATGGCCGTGCAGAACCTGATGCTGGCGGCGCACGCGATGGGGCTTGGCACGCACCTCAAGACCGGAGCGGTGATGGACGATCCGCGGGCCCGGGCCGCGGTGGGCGTGCCGGAAGGCCAGCGGATCGTGGCGTTGATCCAGTTGGGCGAGCCGGCGGAGGTGCGCGAGCCGAAGCCGCGGCGCGCGGCGGCCGAAGTCACGACCTGGGTGGCGTAG
- a CDS encoding protein kinase — protein MADVPARLTAALADRYRIERELGAGGMATVYLAHDLKHDRKVALKVLRPELSAVIGGERFLAEIKTTANLQHPHILALFDSGEVDGTVFYVMPYVEGESLRDRLNREKQLPVDDALRIASEVADALEYAHGHGVIHRDIKPENVLLHGGHALVADFGIALAVSRSDGGTRMTETGMSLGTPHYMSPEQAMGEREITPAADVYALGAMLYEMLVGDPPFTGSTAQAIVAKVLTAAPASVTQQRHTVPPHVEAAVLKALEKLPADRFASAAQFAAALGDTTAVSNRPAPRDGSMDAARTAGASGRAAVVGAVAVAAALALGWLLRGWVQRPAEPAPVRFTFDIGHPGLETPMLAISADGRRIAMQVEDSAGADHLVERDLATTALRTIPGTDGGDYPQYSPDGRWLAYATTASVRRIPVGGGTSTAVTDSGSNNAAAWLADGSLIVAGERGLIEFPAARGHPLPLTHLDTARHEFRHWNPLALPGGRAVVFTAYATPVTRSRIEAVDLQSHEITPLVDDAMFAQYATPGYLLFMRDQTIFAVRFDPASLKISGTPTPVQGDVYQQVDDGLGSFAVSPNGTLVYVSAQAWNVPREVVWVDRDGHATRALPDTGSWAEPRLSPDGRWIAVTQVAPKKTVLLYDVTRKLLTGLTHAPGVAFNAVWMPDSRHLIYDFETPQFDLHEIAADGTSDTAVVSTPLDKYATSISSDGRLVAYTEETSTGSRITIAQTDGRGAPRALDPKSRSDEREPAFSPDGRWIAYASNPNGRYDVLLRAADGSGGRHQISVDGGTEPRWTRGGRELVYRRGTAMMAVPINPATGDAGTPVMLFNEPVVGSAGNERDVTYDVTPDGNRFLMVRPVQRAGMPTAVVVLNWFTELREKMKQ, from the coding sequence GTGGCTGACGTCCCCGCTCGCCTCACCGCGGCCCTCGCCGACCGCTACCGCATCGAGCGCGAGCTCGGCGCGGGCGGCATGGCGACCGTTTATCTCGCCCACGATCTCAAGCACGACCGCAAGGTCGCGCTGAAGGTCCTGCGCCCCGAGCTCTCGGCCGTGATCGGCGGCGAGCGCTTCCTGGCCGAGATCAAGACCACGGCCAACCTGCAGCATCCGCACATCCTCGCGCTGTTCGATTCGGGCGAGGTGGACGGCACGGTCTTCTACGTCATGCCGTACGTCGAGGGCGAGTCGCTACGCGACCGGCTGAACCGCGAGAAGCAGCTCCCGGTGGACGACGCCCTGCGGATCGCGAGCGAAGTGGCCGACGCGCTCGAATACGCACACGGGCACGGCGTGATCCACCGCGACATCAAGCCGGAGAACGTGCTGCTGCACGGCGGCCACGCGCTGGTGGCTGATTTCGGCATTGCGCTCGCCGTGAGCCGCTCGGACGGCGGCACGCGCATGACCGAGACAGGCATGTCCCTCGGCACGCCGCACTACATGAGTCCCGAGCAGGCGATGGGCGAGCGGGAAATCACACCCGCCGCCGACGTGTACGCGCTGGGCGCCATGCTCTACGAGATGCTGGTGGGCGACCCGCCGTTCACCGGGTCGACGGCGCAGGCGATCGTCGCCAAGGTGTTGACCGCGGCGCCCGCGTCGGTCACGCAGCAGCGCCATACGGTTCCACCGCACGTCGAGGCGGCGGTGCTGAAGGCGCTGGAGAAGCTCCCGGCCGACCGCTTCGCGAGCGCAGCCCAGTTCGCCGCTGCGCTGGGCGATACCACGGCGGTGAGCAATCGCCCGGCACCCCGGGACGGAAGCATGGATGCCGCGCGCACGGCCGGCGCGTCGGGGCGCGCGGCGGTCGTCGGCGCGGTGGCCGTCGCGGCGGCGCTGGCGCTTGGCTGGCTGCTCCGCGGTTGGGTCCAGCGCCCCGCCGAACCGGCGCCCGTGCGGTTCACGTTCGACATCGGCCATCCGGGGCTCGAAACGCCGATGCTCGCCATCTCCGCGGATGGCCGGCGCATCGCGATGCAGGTCGAGGACAGTGCTGGGGCCGATCATCTGGTCGAGCGCGATCTCGCCACGACGGCGTTGCGCACGATTCCCGGCACGGATGGCGGGGACTATCCGCAGTATTCGCCGGATGGCAGGTGGCTCGCCTACGCCACTACAGCCAGCGTCCGGAGAATCCCGGTGGGTGGCGGTACGTCCACGGCGGTGACCGATTCGGGATCGAACAACGCGGCGGCGTGGCTCGCCGACGGTTCTCTCATCGTAGCGGGGGAACGCGGGTTGATCGAGTTCCCCGCGGCTCGGGGCCACCCGTTGCCGCTCACGCACCTCGACACGGCGCGGCACGAATTCCGACACTGGAATCCGCTCGCGCTGCCGGGCGGACGCGCCGTCGTGTTCACGGCCTACGCGACGCCGGTGACGCGGTCGCGGATCGAAGCGGTGGATCTCCAGTCGCACGAAATCACGCCGTTGGTGGACGATGCGATGTTCGCGCAGTACGCCACTCCCGGATACCTGCTCTTCATGCGCGACCAGACGATCTTCGCCGTGAGGTTCGATCCGGCCTCGTTGAAGATCAGCGGCACGCCGACCCCGGTGCAGGGCGACGTCTACCAGCAAGTGGATGACGGCTTGGGCAGCTTCGCGGTGTCCCCGAACGGGACGCTCGTCTATGTGAGCGCTCAGGCGTGGAACGTGCCGCGCGAGGTCGTGTGGGTCGATCGCGACGGGCACGCCACGCGCGCGCTCCCCGATACCGGAAGTTGGGCCGAGCCGCGCCTGTCGCCCGACGGCCGGTGGATCGCCGTCACCCAGGTGGCGCCCAAGAAGACCGTGCTGCTCTACGACGTCACCCGGAAGCTGCTCACGGGGCTCACGCACGCGCCAGGCGTGGCGTTCAACGCCGTCTGGATGCCAGACAGCCGGCATCTCATCTACGACTTCGAGACGCCGCAGTTCGACCTGCACGAGATTGCGGCGGACGGCACGTCCGACACGGCGGTGGTCTCGACGCCGTTGGACAAGTATGCCACGTCGATCTCCTCGGACGGACGGCTCGTGGCGTACACCGAAGAGACCAGCACTGGCAGCCGGATCACGATCGCGCAGACCGACGGTCGCGGCGCCCCCCGGGCCCTCGACCCCAAATCCCGATCGGACGAACGGGAACCCGCGTTCTCGCCCGACGGCCGGTGGATCGCGTACGCGAGCAACCCGAATGGCCGGTACGACGTGTTGTTGCGAGCGGCCGACGGCTCGGGGGGGCGCCACCAGATCTCCGTGGACGGCGGCACGGAGCCGCGGTGGACGCGCGGCGGGCGTGAGCTGGTCTACCGCCGCGGCACCGCGATGATGGCCGTGCCGATCAATCCGGCCACCGGAGACGCCGGCACGCCGGTCATGCTTTTCAACGAACCGGTGGTCGGGAGTGCCGGAAACGAACGCGATGTGACGTACGACGTGACGCCGGACGGGAACCGCTTCCTGATGGTGCGTCCCGTTCAGCGCGCCGGCATGCCAACCGCGGTCGTGGTGCTCAACTGGTTCACGGAACTGCGCGAGAAGATGAAGCAGTGA